One genomic segment of Rhinopithecus roxellana isolate Shanxi Qingling chromosome 6, ASM756505v1, whole genome shotgun sequence includes these proteins:
- the FAM220A gene encoding protein FAM220A, with product MRDRRGPLGTCLAQVQQAGGGDSNKLSYSLKKRMPTEGLWPADAPSWMNKPVVDGNSQSEALSLEMRKDPSGAGLWLHGGSPVLPYVKESVRRNPASAATRSTAVGLLPAPTEYFAQVACSGVEALERDWLGGGPRATDGYRGQYTKGEPRVSRLLRHQKLPDMGSFQDDPPSALPKGLGSELEPSCLHSVLSATLHACPEVLLNDETKRVFLDHLKPTFSKQTIEFKKMLKNTSDGLQITLGLLALQPFELANALCHS from the coding sequence ATGAGGGACAGAAGAGGGCCCCTCGGCACCTGCCTGGCACAAGTGCAGCAGGCCGGAGGAGGTGACTCGAACAAACTGTCATACAGCCTTAAGAAAAGAATGCCGACGGAGGGCCTTTGGCCTGCAGATGCACCCTCCTGGATGAATAAGCCTGTGGTTGATGGAAATTCACAGAGTGAGGCATTATCACTGGAAATGAGAAAGGATCCGAGTGGGGCTGGCCTCTGGCTTCACGGTGGCAGCCCAGTGCTTCCATATGTGAAAGAATCAGTAAGAAGAAATCCAGCCTCAGCAGCCACTCGGAGCACAGCCGTGGGTTTGCTCCCTGCTCCAACAGAGTATTTTGCTCAGGTGGCCTGCAGTGGTGTTGAAGCTCTGGAGCGGGACTGGCTCGGAGGAGGGCCCAGGGCCACCGATGGCTACAGAGGACAGTACACCAAAGGAGAGCCTCGGGTGTCACGACTGCTACGCCATCAAAAACTGCCAGATATGGGAAGTTTTCAGGATGACCCACCAAGTGCTCTTCCCAAGGGTCTGGGCTCTGAGTTGGAACCCTCTTGCCTGCACTCCGTCCTGTCTGCAACACTGCACGCGTGTCCCGAAGTGCTCCTGAATGATGAGACAAAACGAGTTTTCCTTGACCATTTAAAGCCCACGTTTTCAAAGCAAACGATAGAATTCAAGAAAATGCTTAAAAACACCTCGGATGGTCTGCAGATAACGCTGGGGTTACTGGCTCTGCAACCTTTTGAATTAGCAAATGCATTATGCCATAGTTAA